One genomic segment of Brevibacillus laterosporus LMG 15441 includes these proteins:
- a CDS encoding phage tail tape measure protein → MNRLKNMAFGGGALAVGGVLAFNSIANAADEVVTRAGNLQEIMTEIKAQTFGKQLFDPSSANEITQKMKEIEDLSTRLGLETTFSNLDAGEVIRDLQKGGLQYKDIMDGAAEATIKFAQLNQMAPTAAAELMVQTRAGFQLTGQQMLEAADTVTKVAAASSAGAEDINRGLGNMAGVASQMWGTRGKFEQVMDSSALVALTRTQTAEGSSAGTFVRNFLERLVPQTKQQTAYMASVGWLDKNDKSLFLDYSKDPRGQLKSATEIAKILRKTVGSNKIIADEKAVEKEFALVEQGMGTDKLIKLFHKVFGEQGGRTAYTLLRSGEGSLEEILNNVDTQLSLNDRVKMQMENFNQVKDTAGEAWNTFLTSLGSPLLESGTKFFAFLNDQLSEAALYFQQHPEVSKYMFAIAGGVAALAGIGGIITVTAASFGALSLGLSAAGIGLGTIALVSGGVLLAIGAIAGGAYLIYKNWDELQPYAKAVWDGIKDAISPVVDWVKTNVIPVFTSIGDSLEGQFKRLEEWVGTNKSKIEGFFGFSRKTERVGNDPEGKEVLSWKPPSWLKAAGGIAALFIGGKALDRTVSTLSKLRGVMSAVGRIGGPIKFFGAFIRGEVEMKKFGGIFKKTFALLKKIPGVSGITRIGTAFFAVGKRIIGVLPAITRFGGLFARVMGANARLIGKGIMQIAKLGGSFAWLAARALWMGGRVALAWVIGLGPVGWIIAGATALVVAGIAAWNSNFLGFRDKMTALWKYIKEKASAVWDWLSSLPSEAVQWGENLMKMFAEGITNGIAWVKQSAEDAASTLKQFLGFSSPTEKGPASKSDRWAPNLMKMFSEGITDSLPHLQSATGTVAEALRNNLNKSIEVAPKLSSKLSDTVQTDIGLSDHSIRVKGPSELPRSEKVDLHFYIYQQPGEDTEAFVDRVANKVIRKMGRDAQRANMTMGRGAFGGAT, encoded by the coding sequence ATGAACCGTTTAAAAAACATGGCCTTTGGCGGCGGTGCTCTCGCGGTAGGTGGGGTCCTGGCATTTAATTCGATTGCTAACGCGGCAGACGAGGTTGTTACTAGAGCTGGTAACTTACAAGAGATCATGACAGAGATTAAAGCACAGACATTCGGCAAACAGTTGTTTGATCCATCTAGCGCCAACGAAATCACACAAAAGATGAAAGAAATTGAAGACCTTTCTACCCGTTTAGGTTTGGAAACCACTTTCTCGAATCTGGATGCTGGTGAGGTAATTCGCGATCTTCAAAAAGGTGGTTTGCAATACAAGGACATCATGGATGGCGCGGCAGAGGCAACTATCAAGTTTGCACAGCTAAACCAAATGGCGCCAACTGCTGCGGCTGAACTCATGGTACAGACGAGAGCGGGTTTTCAACTCACCGGTCAGCAAATGTTAGAAGCAGCGGACACAGTAACGAAAGTGGCAGCGGCTTCAAGCGCTGGAGCTGAAGATATCAACCGTGGTCTTGGTAATATGGCGGGTGTAGCCTCTCAGATGTGGGGCACAAGAGGAAAGTTTGAACAAGTCATGGACTCTTCAGCCTTGGTAGCATTAACCCGAACACAGACAGCAGAGGGCTCCAGTGCGGGTACATTTGTGCGTAACTTCTTAGAGCGACTTGTACCTCAGACGAAGCAACAAACCGCGTATATGGCTTCTGTAGGCTGGCTAGATAAAAACGACAAATCGCTTTTCTTAGATTACTCAAAGGACCCCCGTGGGCAATTAAAATCTGCCACAGAAATAGCAAAAATTCTAAGGAAGACGGTTGGAAGCAATAAAATTATTGCAGATGAAAAAGCCGTAGAGAAAGAATTCGCCTTAGTCGAACAAGGTATGGGGACAGATAAACTAATCAAGCTATTCCACAAGGTTTTTGGTGAGCAAGGCGGTCGTACTGCCTATACGTTACTTCGATCAGGCGAAGGATCTCTAGAGGAAATTCTTAATAACGTAGATACGCAATTATCCTTAAACGATCGAGTCAAGATGCAGATGGAAAACTTTAATCAGGTAAAAGATACAGCGGGCGAGGCATGGAATACCTTCTTAACCTCCCTTGGATCGCCGTTACTGGAATCAGGAACAAAGTTTTTTGCGTTTCTAAACGACCAGTTATCGGAGGCGGCTCTGTATTTTCAACAACACCCTGAAGTAAGCAAGTACATGTTTGCAATTGCTGGCGGGGTTGCGGCTTTAGCTGGAATCGGCGGTATTATAACCGTTACGGCGGCTTCCTTTGGTGCATTGTCTTTAGGACTAAGTGCGGCCGGCATCGGTTTAGGAACAATTGCTTTGGTAAGTGGAGGAGTCTTACTTGCAATCGGAGCAATAGCAGGTGGAGCTTACTTGATCTACAAGAATTGGGATGAACTCCAGCCCTATGCAAAGGCCGTATGGGATGGGATTAAGGATGCCATATCGCCAGTTGTGGATTGGGTAAAAACGAACGTTATACCTGTCTTTACATCTATCGGTGATTCGCTTGAAGGACAATTTAAGCGGCTAGAGGAATGGGTTGGTACTAATAAGTCGAAAATCGAAGGTTTCTTTGGCTTCTCCCGAAAAACGGAGAGGGTAGGCAACGATCCGGAGGGGAAAGAGGTGCTATCTTGGAAACCACCAAGCTGGCTTAAAGCGGCTGGAGGAATCGCAGCCTTGTTTATCGGGGGTAAGGCTCTTGATAGGACTGTCTCGACGTTAAGCAAGCTAAGAGGGGTAATGAGTGCTGTAGGTAGAATCGGCGGCCCTATTAAGTTCTTTGGTGCTTTTATTCGTGGAGAGGTTGAAATGAAAAAGTTTGGCGGGATTTTCAAAAAGACTTTCGCTCTCCTAAAAAAAATACCTGGTGTTTCAGGCATTACTCGAATCGGTACTGCCTTTTTTGCAGTGGGCAAACGGATAATTGGTGTATTGCCAGCTATCACACGCTTTGGCGGCCTATTTGCGAGAGTGATGGGGGCAAATGCTAGGTTAATAGGGAAAGGCATTATGCAGATCGCTAAACTTGGTGGAAGCTTTGCGTGGTTAGCTGCACGTGCTTTGTGGATGGGCGGACGTGTTGCCTTAGCCTGGGTGATTGGATTAGGACCTGTCGGGTGGATCATTGCTGGAGCAACAGCGTTAGTGGTGGCTGGTATAGCGGCTTGGAACTCTAACTTCTTAGGATTCCGTGACAAAATGACCGCCCTTTGGAAATACATCAAGGAGAAAGCCTCTGCCGTATGGGATTGGCTGTCAAGCCTTCCTTCTGAAGCAGTACAGTGGGGCGAAAATTTAATGAAAATGTTTGCTGAAGGCATAACAAACGGAATCGCATGGGTAAAGCAATCGGCTGAAGATGCAGCGAGTACCCTCAAGCAGTTTCTTGGGTTCTCTTCTCCTACTGAAAAAGGACCTGCTTCGAAGTCCGATAGATGGGCTCCTAACTTAATGAAAATGTTCAGTGAGGGCATTACTGACTCGCTTCCGCATTTACAATCAGCAACAGGAACAGTAGCTGAAGCTTTACGAAACAATTTAAATAAATCTATTGAAGTTGCACCAAAGCTCAGTAGTAAGTTGAGCGATACTGTCCAAACTGATATAGGTTTGTCTGATCACAGCATACGAGTAAAGGGTCCTAGTGAGCTACCTAGATCAGAAAAGGTAGATTTACATTTCTATATCTATCAACAACCAGGGGAAGACACTGAAGCATTCGTTGACCGTGTTGCCAATAAAGTTATACGTAAGATGGGGCGAGATGCTCAAAGAGCTAATATGACGATGGGACGCGGGGCGTTTGGAGGGGCTACGTAA
- a CDS encoding phage tail protein — protein sequence MTILRGVTSLQDYAPGLFVNELPVPQSEEISTPQFILGFVGEFDRGPLNKYMLISETPSKRLIEIAEPILGASTKKLAGNQLLDHLHHARIKKAAFVRVLGNGHQTASLHLKDRQDKETARIYPKAGPGEYANIFTIEVQEGTKANTFKLILWSDLGGFETYDNLSKNPEDARYVEKVIQSTSEHFVFEDVKAEKDFDTTRPAVMARTQLKNGSNGAPLTDQDRIGSFDPGTGVRTGQRLLGVIGNILTDVAHINYSSPEVDKALIALSEKHNFIAYIGTNNSQTITDASEYRDQFDSDFGQMVYGYYSSVTGQRISGSCLSAIAHVKGQIEDSGLAVECNWIAGTDQELEFEDYQELFTHQIAAFQLKPSAKGDGSYAWRMANDYTLAKNDVAGDPIADNKNRKVNRRRLNSWIEKQLEAVAASWQGKAMTKPMKEAADMRIRTFFDNLVKPTNPLETSKIETYSIRFNQKAQSIDQFVQELKVKQYNTAEWILLNYQGGTNVEVDV from the coding sequence TTGACCATATTACGCGGAGTGACTTCGCTACAGGATTACGCACCTGGTTTATTTGTGAATGAGCTACCTGTGCCTCAAAGCGAAGAAATTAGTACACCACAATTTATTTTGGGTTTTGTAGGCGAATTTGATAGAGGACCACTCAATAAATATATGTTAATTTCTGAAACACCATCGAAACGATTAATTGAAATAGCCGAGCCTATTCTCGGCGCATCTACAAAAAAACTTGCGGGCAATCAATTGCTAGACCACCTACACCATGCCCGTATTAAAAAGGCAGCTTTCGTGCGAGTCTTGGGTAACGGTCACCAAACAGCTAGCTTACATTTGAAAGATCGCCAAGACAAAGAAACAGCCCGTATCTATCCAAAAGCCGGCCCCGGAGAGTACGCAAACATTTTTACTATTGAGGTACAAGAAGGGACTAAAGCAAACACCTTTAAGCTGATCTTATGGTCAGACTTAGGCGGTTTTGAAACTTATGACAATCTATCAAAGAATCCAGAGGATGCTCGTTATGTGGAGAAAGTAATTCAATCCACTAGCGAGCATTTTGTATTTGAAGATGTCAAAGCGGAAAAGGATTTCGACACAACACGTCCAGCAGTCATGGCCAGAACCCAATTGAAGAATGGATCGAATGGGGCTCCTTTAACGGATCAAGACCGTATAGGCTCCTTTGATCCAGGAACCGGTGTCCGGACGGGCCAGAGGTTACTAGGCGTTATTGGAAATATTCTAACGGATGTTGCTCATATTAACTATTCAAGTCCAGAAGTAGACAAAGCGTTGATTGCCCTAAGTGAGAAGCACAATTTCATTGCTTACATTGGGACAAATAACTCCCAAACGATTACTGACGCCTCGGAATATCGAGATCAGTTTGACAGTGATTTTGGACAAATGGTTTATGGCTATTACAGTTCGGTGACTGGCCAACGCATCTCCGGAAGTTGTCTTTCTGCAATTGCACACGTGAAAGGTCAAATAGAAGACTCCGGACTTGCCGTAGAGTGTAACTGGATTGCTGGTACCGATCAAGAACTTGAATTCGAGGACTACCAGGAGCTTTTTACTCATCAAATAGCGGCTTTCCAGCTAAAACCATCTGCTAAAGGGGATGGCTCTTATGCTTGGCGTATGGCTAACGATTACACACTTGCAAAGAACGACGTAGCGGGTGATCCAATTGCTGACAATAAGAATCGAAAAGTAAATCGTCGGCGCCTAAATAGCTGGATTGAGAAGCAATTGGAAGCTGTAGCCGCATCATGGCAAGGGAAAGCCATGACCAAGCCGATGAAAGAAGCAGCAGACATGCGCATTCGTACTTTCTTCGATAACCTAGTTAAACCGACCAACCCATTGGAAACAAGTAAAATCGAAACCTATTCCATTCGGTTTAATCAAAAGGCTCAATCAATCGATCAATTTGTACAAGAGCTGAAAGTCAAACAATATAACACTGCTGAGTGGATTCTATTGAATTATCAAGGCGGTACTAACGTGGAGGTGGATGTTTAA
- a CDS encoding minor capsid protein, producing the protein MNIKTKLLDFFGLQQKQQSNHQDDKRSSNAESPHTYIFDQFKVATDRITTIREVQKLVKTDLRFKMTNFRIAADATRGGCRVIVQGSEAHRSHLRSLGKQQPKRLVPGANVTQQVIDDFMSRTKLSVKSEEHLRVLLRDGDLFLNPIIDLSTGLILDVKRAPALTMKRNSDEYGDFPDLERAFSQIDPLTQINSLMNVGPPSTSRTDFALYQMNHIRWLSEETEHYGTSHYASARKTYKILEKMEMAAAIRREFRSVQKNSHHFPEGTQMKDVLEYARENKLIDENGNPKQNAHLLSDFFGTAEVKAIQGDANLSEMADIEHFDDLLWLNLGVPKAILTSGQNINRDILKVQYPQYMQSLDVMTDTLEYGDIGPFSGYRALIDLQLLLAGINPDSVIYDVVWTEKSTETIAERLERVQVALGKGGGTKLITTLKAIQEISSDFDIEDPVEMIDQIEKEKAKDSLLAPNVKQEPGNESIEDEPVTDVALEDRSKLKKAEVEAEEIVLRFFNAVNKRFINYEPDNEGITDSAILDYAEDEILNALEETWEAEQGKLQLSLVKAMTIAGVMGAEKAASLLATEIKPRIVRSDIREDLLQQSTQRIKDMKETTLKSIRKELATGFDNNLGWRKIAKRLEPIILDEARANLIARNELSWAYDRMQIRTYKGAGVKKVQCDEVIDMRTCDKCRSRHGNVYDIDAYPGLAHPLCRVSWLPVD; encoded by the coding sequence TTGAATATAAAAACAAAGCTATTAGACTTCTTCGGGTTACAACAAAAACAACAGTCTAATCATCAAGACGACAAACGTTCATCTAATGCTGAGTCTCCCCATACGTACATTTTCGATCAATTTAAAGTGGCCACAGATCGGATCACAACAATTCGAGAAGTTCAAAAGCTAGTTAAAACTGATTTACGGTTTAAAATGACAAACTTTCGTATTGCGGCAGATGCCACAAGAGGAGGTTGCCGTGTCATTGTACAGGGGAGTGAAGCGCATCGCTCACATTTAAGAAGTCTAGGAAAACAGCAACCAAAACGGTTAGTACCAGGAGCAAACGTCACACAGCAAGTGATTGATGACTTCATGTCAAGAACAAAGCTTTCTGTGAAATCAGAAGAACATTTACGAGTGTTATTGCGTGACGGTGATCTCTTTCTTAATCCGATAATCGATCTAAGCACAGGACTTATCCTAGATGTTAAACGAGCTCCTGCATTGACGATGAAGCGTAATAGCGACGAATACGGTGATTTCCCAGACTTAGAAAGAGCGTTTAGCCAGATTGATCCACTCACACAAATAAACTCCTTAATGAATGTGGGTCCTCCTAGTACATCACGAACTGACTTTGCACTGTACCAGATGAATCATATTCGCTGGCTTTCTGAAGAAACCGAGCACTATGGTACTTCTCACTACGCTTCAGCACGTAAGACGTACAAGATTCTTGAGAAAATGGAGATGGCTGCTGCGATAAGGCGTGAATTCAGGTCTGTACAAAAGAACAGTCATCATTTCCCTGAAGGAACGCAGATGAAGGATGTTTTGGAATATGCGAGAGAAAATAAACTGATTGACGAGAATGGTAATCCCAAACAGAACGCACATTTGCTCAGTGATTTCTTTGGCACAGCAGAGGTAAAAGCTATTCAGGGTGATGCCAACCTATCTGAAATGGCTGACATAGAACATTTTGATGATCTTTTGTGGCTAAATCTCGGTGTCCCAAAAGCAATCTTAACTTCTGGTCAGAATATTAACCGCGATATTCTAAAAGTGCAGTATCCGCAATACATGCAGTCTCTGGATGTCATGACAGATACACTTGAATACGGTGATATTGGCCCATTCTCAGGATATCGAGCGTTGATTGATTTACAGTTACTTCTTGCAGGAATCAATCCCGATTCAGTTATTTATGATGTAGTTTGGACTGAGAAATCTACGGAAACTATTGCCGAACGATTAGAGCGAGTTCAAGTTGCTTTGGGTAAAGGTGGGGGAACGAAGCTTATCACTACCCTCAAAGCCATTCAAGAAATTTCAAGTGACTTTGATATCGAAGATCCTGTTGAAATGATTGATCAGATAGAAAAAGAAAAGGCTAAGGATTCATTATTAGCACCAAATGTTAAACAAGAACCTGGTAACGAATCTATTGAGGATGAACCAGTTACAGACGTTGCTTTGGAAGATCGATCAAAACTAAAAAAGGCAGAAGTCGAGGCGGAGGAGATAGTCCTTCGTTTTTTTAATGCCGTAAACAAGCGGTTTATCAATTATGAACCTGATAATGAAGGTATAACGGACTCTGCTATCTTAGACTACGCTGAAGATGAGATCCTGAATGCTCTTGAAGAGACGTGGGAGGCCGAGCAAGGAAAGCTACAGCTTTCATTAGTCAAAGCAATGACGATAGCTGGGGTGATGGGTGCAGAAAAGGCTGCTTCCTTACTCGCAACAGAGATTAAACCACGAATAGTTCGTAGTGATATTAGAGAAGATCTGCTTCAGCAATCTACTCAACGAATCAAAGACATGAAAGAAACGACGCTGAAAAGCATTCGAAAAGAGTTGGCAACCGGTTTTGATAATAACCTTGGGTGGCGTAAGATAGCAAAGCGACTAGAGCCTATTATTTTGGACGAGGCACGAGCCAATTTAATTGCCCGTAATGAACTAAGCTGGGCTTACGACCGAATGCAAATTCGTACCTATAAAGGCGCTGGCGTTAAAAAAGTCCAATGTGATGAGGTTATAGACATGCGTACTTGTGATAAATGCCGATCTAGGCACGGTAATGTCTATGATATTGACGCCTATCCTGGTCTTGCCCATCCGTTATGTAGGGTTAGCTGGTTGCCTGTAGATTAA
- a CDS encoding P27 family phage terminase small subunit: MSSADLTRERRSASLKANRITDGSVKHGVFPFLKSGVHPCNKCVKRNGCDRFEENADCSYLADYQEKIIDSVMDLDIVGEQDRPMAHLLSKDMAVIALCEMYFAVEGLVIHDKRKKSLNAQPLVATYNEAKRQARQTMQALGLGPAARTKINLENVNVVKQMGELGMKPKDEPEGLEFLDD, encoded by the coding sequence ATGTCATCGGCGGATTTAACAAGGGAAAGACGTAGTGCCTCACTTAAAGCAAATCGAATAACTGACGGCAGTGTTAAGCATGGGGTATTTCCTTTTCTGAAGTCTGGTGTTCACCCATGCAACAAATGCGTGAAGCGCAACGGATGTGATAGGTTTGAAGAAAATGCAGACTGTTCCTATCTAGCGGATTATCAGGAAAAGATCATTGATAGTGTAATGGATTTGGACATTGTAGGGGAACAAGATCGACCAATGGCGCACTTGTTATCAAAGGATATGGCAGTCATTGCACTTTGCGAAATGTACTTCGCTGTAGAGGGCTTAGTAATCCATGATAAACGAAAGAAATCCCTCAACGCTCAGCCTTTGGTAGCAACATACAACGAAGCAAAAAGACAAGCGCGGCAGACTATGCAAGCTTTGGGATTGGGACCAGCAGCACGAACCAAAATCAACTTAGAGAATGTAAATGTAGTAAAGCAGATGGGTGAGCTTGGCATGAAGCCAAAAGACGAGCCAGAAGGGTTGGAATTCTTAGATGATTGA
- a CDS encoding recombinase family protein: MKFGYARVSTLDQNLDMQIDALQNAGFEKIFEEKMTGKRNDRPELNKLLDQLRSGDTLIVYKLDRLGRSTFKLLELVDEFEKKGVEFISIKDNIDTSTAVGKAMFRMLAVLAEMERDIIAERTQEGLKAARARGRYGGRPKTDKSKIDAAIKLYQAGDMSVPEIVAVTGVSKATLYRNINKQSGSK, from the coding sequence ATGAAATTTGGTTATGCTCGTGTCAGTACTCTTGATCAAAACTTGGATATGCAAATCGATGCTCTCCAAAATGCTGGCTTTGAGAAAATCTTTGAAGAGAAAATGACCGGAAAACGAAATGACCGTCCAGAGCTAAATAAATTGCTCGATCAGTTACGTTCTGGTGATACCTTGATTGTTTATAAGTTAGATCGATTAGGAAGATCTACTTTTAAACTACTTGAACTGGTCGATGAATTTGAGAAAAAAGGTGTTGAATTTATCAGCATAAAAGATAATATTGATACCTCTACTGCTGTTGGAAAGGCAATGTTTAGAATGCTTGCTGTGTTGGCAGAAATGGAACGGGATATCATTGCAGAACGGACACAGGAAGGATTGAAAGCTGCTAGAGCAAGAGGACGTTACGGCGGCAGACCAAAGACGGATAAGAGCAAGATCGATGCAGCCATTAAACTATATCAAGCTGGCGACATGAGCGTACCCGAAATTGTAGCTGTGACAGGGGTAAGTAAGGCTACACTTTATCGAAATATTAATAAGCAATCAGGCTCCAAGTAA
- a CDS encoding GIY-YIG nuclease family protein has protein sequence MESGVYKITCLVNRKIYIGSSKDAEKRHFQHWQALKRGTHHNIHLQRAWAKYGEENFSFEIIEKLDGPPNKLIEREQYWLDQTKCYMSEVGFNIATRAGTPAGGKGFKHVMIFCDMEAKRIWDSLSIREAGFLSWLLLYLDEENRVMGDNEIGKKGEPLNQKHLMKLMRKTKSFISKHIKSLQDKGLIFVVVEGNKRTIYVSTTIAMYGGMKQNG, from the coding sequence ATGGAATCAGGCGTTTATAAGATAACTTGTTTAGTAAACAGAAAGATTTATATAGGGAGTTCAAAGGATGCTGAGAAAAGGCATTTTCAGCACTGGCAAGCATTAAAACGAGGAACACACCACAATATTCATTTACAACGAGCTTGGGCAAAATATGGTGAGGAGAATTTTTCATTTGAAATTATAGAGAAATTGGATGGTCCGCCAAACAAATTAATCGAGAGGGAACAATACTGGCTTGATCAAACAAAATGCTACATGTCTGAGGTTGGATTTAATATAGCAACTAGAGCAGGAACTCCAGCAGGTGGTAAAGGGTTTAAACATGTAATGATTTTTTGTGACATGGAAGCAAAGAGAATATGGGATAGTTTATCAATAAGAGAAGCAGGATTTTTAAGTTGGCTTCTTTTGTATTTGGACGAGGAAAATCGTGTTATGGGGGACAACGAGATTGGAAAAAAAGGAGAACCTTTAAACCAAAAGCACCTCATGAAACTAATGAGAAAAACAAAATCATTTATCTCAAAACATATTAAATCACTTCAGGATAAAGGTTTGATTTTTGTAGTAGTAGAAGGAAACAAAAGGACTATTTATGTTAGTACTACAATCGCTATGTACGGCGGTATGAAGCAAAATGGATAA
- a CDS encoding WYL domain-containing protein, which yields MMSVVETIKSCGARKEMVYITYDGEQRLVEPYSFRDNRFFGWCLMRDEIRSFTISKITSAQASGKHFTPRFDVEF from the coding sequence ATGATGAGTGTAGTAGAAACGATTAAATCATGTGGTGCTCGTAAAGAAATGGTATACATTACATACGATGGAGAACAGCGTTTAGTTGAACCGTATTCTTTTCGCGATAATCGTTTTTTTGGTTGGTGTTTAATGCGTGATGAGATCCGTAGCTTTACTATTTCGAAAATCACTTCGGCTCAAGCTTCTGGTAAACATTTCACACCAAGATTTGATGTTGAATTCTAG
- a CDS encoding ArpU family phage packaging/lysis transcriptional regulator gives MFKQLSLLPEINRIETEKKVKEALDLARTFIQMGFHPGIMASTTSSYSLIPPTITNNFHSSTENVAVKNVDIEMQRREHVDKVLLAVRRLSKKERELIKIRWFGEDDLTDVEAYVDLDMTHATYYRIRGRAFYKLAFALRIEEYNLN, from the coding sequence GTGTTTAAACAATTATCTTTGTTACCAGAGATTAATCGGATTGAGACAGAGAAAAAAGTGAAGGAAGCCCTCGATTTAGCCAGAACGTTCATACAGATGGGATTCCATCCCGGAATAATGGCAAGTACAACGTCAAGCTATTCATTAATCCCACCAACTATTACAAATAATTTTCATAGCTCCACTGAAAATGTAGCAGTAAAGAATGTAGATATAGAAATGCAACGAAGAGAACACGTTGATAAGGTCCTTTTAGCAGTACGTAGGCTCAGTAAAAAGGAACGAGAGCTAATTAAAATTAGGTGGTTTGGAGAAGATGATTTAACCGATGTGGAAGCCTATGTTGACCTGGATATGACTCATGCCACGTATTATAGGATCAGAGGAAGAGCGTTTTACAAGTTAGCTTTCGCTTTACGAATTGAGGAATACAACTTAAATTAA
- a CDS encoding dUTP diphosphatase translates to MQVKIKKLHPDAVIPAYATPGSAGFDLVAVEETIIEPGETAKIPLGLAFEIPKGYEMQIRPRSGVSLHTKLRQSNSIGTIDSDYRGEVCMMFDNTNENYDSATCLCFNISGNEIDVPNGYGFLPEGSYIIRKGDRVAQGIITPVIQASFVEVDELSDTKRGTGGFGSTGVRSNAK, encoded by the coding sequence ATGCAAGTGAAAATTAAAAAACTCCATCCAGATGCAGTAATACCGGCATATGCCACTCCTGGTAGTGCAGGATTTGATCTTGTAGCAGTTGAGGAAACGATTATCGAACCTGGTGAAACCGCAAAAATACCTTTAGGGTTAGCCTTTGAAATTCCAAAGGGATATGAGATGCAGATCCGACCACGATCCGGAGTGTCGCTCCACACAAAACTAAGACAGTCAAACAGCATAGGAACTATAGATAGTGACTATCGGGGAGAGGTTTGCATGATGTTTGACAATACAAATGAGAATTATGATTCTGCTACTTGCTTATGTTTCAATATTTCAGGGAATGAGATTGATGTGCCAAATGGATACGGATTTTTACCAGAAGGATCATACATCATCCGAAAAGGTGATCGTGTTGCTCAAGGTATTATTACTCCGGTTATTCAAGCGAGTTTTGTTGAGGTAGATGAACTAAGCGATACGAAGCGAGGAACAGGCGGTTTTGGTTCAACGGGGGTGCGTTCAAATGCAAAATAG